From Elephas maximus indicus isolate mEleMax1 chromosome 1, mEleMax1 primary haplotype, whole genome shotgun sequence, a single genomic window includes:
- the CCND3 gene encoding G1/S-specific cyclin-D3 isoform X2: MNYVDRFLSCVPTRKSQLQLLGSVCMLLASKLRDSKPLTIEKLCIYSDHAVSHRQMLDWELLVLGRLKWDLAAVIAHDFLVLILHRLSLPSDRLALVRKHAQTFLALCATDYAFAMYPPSMIATGSVAAAVQGLDACSMTAEELTEMLAGITGTEVDCLRACQEQIETSLRDSLRDSRSNSSPAPKGPRGSSNEGPSQTSTPTDVTAVDL; encoded by the exons ATGAACTACGTGGATCGATTCCTGTCCTGCGTCCCCACTCGCAAGTCGCAGTTGCAGCTCCTGGGTTCGGTCTGCATGCTGCTGGCCTCCAAGCTGCGCGACAGCAAACCCCTGACCATCGAAAAACTGTGCATCTACTCAGACCACGCTGTCTCTCACCGCCAGATGTTG GACTGGGAGTTGCTGGTCCTGGGAAGGCTCAAGTGGGACCTGGCTGCTGTGATTGCCCATGACTTCTTGGTTCTGATCCTGCACCGGCTCTCTCTGCCCAGTGACCGGCTAGCCTTGGTCAGAAAGCATGCTCAGACCTTTTTGGCCCTCTGTGCTACAG ATTACGCCTTTGCCATGTACCCGCCATCCATGATCGCAACGGGCAGCGTTGCGGCTGCGGTGCAAGGCCTGGATGCCTGCTCCATGACTGCGGAGGAGCTCACGGAAATGCTGGCAGGGATCACAGGCACTGAAGTG GACTGCCTGCGGGCCTGTCAGGAGCAGATCGAAACTTCGCTCAGGGACAGCCTCAGGGACTCACGGTCCAACTCCAGCCCAGCGCCCAAAGGCCCCCGGGGCTCCAGCAACGAGGGGCCCAGCCAGACCAGCACACCCACAGATGTTACAGCCGTCGACCTGTAG
- the CCND3 gene encoding G1/S-specific cyclin-D3 isoform X1 — MDLLCCENIQQTPRAKPDPQLLEDQRVLQTLLRMEERYLPCVSYFQCVQNEIKPHMRKMLAYWMLEVCEEQHCEEDVFLLAMNYVDRFLSCVPTRKSQLQLLGSVCMLLASKLRDSKPLTIEKLCIYSDHAVSHRQMLDWELLVLGRLKWDLAAVIAHDFLVLILHRLSLPSDRLALVRKHAQTFLALCATDYAFAMYPPSMIATGSVAAAVQGLDACSMTAEELTEMLAGITGTEVDCLRACQEQIETSLRDSLRDSRSNSSPAPKGPRGSSNEGPSQTSTPTDVTAVDL; from the exons ATGGATCTGCTGTGCTGCGAGAATATCCAGCAGACACCCCGGGCCAAGCCGGACCCGCAGCTGCTGGAGGACCAGCGTGTCCTGCAGACCTTGCTCCGCATGGAGGAGCGCTACTTGCCTTGCGTCTCCTACTTCCAGTGCGTGCAGAACGAGATCAAGCCGCACATGCGGAAGATGCTGGCGTACTGGATGTTGGAG GTGTGTGAGGAGCAGCACTGTGAGGAGGATGTCTTCCTCCTGGCCATGAACTACGTGGATCGATTCCTGTCCTGCGTCCCCACTCGCAAGTCGCAGTTGCAGCTCCTGGGTTCGGTCTGCATGCTGCTGGCCTCCAAGCTGCGCGACAGCAAACCCCTGACCATCGAAAAACTGTGCATCTACTCAGACCACGCTGTCTCTCACCGCCAGATGTTG GACTGGGAGTTGCTGGTCCTGGGAAGGCTCAAGTGGGACCTGGCTGCTGTGATTGCCCATGACTTCTTGGTTCTGATCCTGCACCGGCTCTCTCTGCCCAGTGACCGGCTAGCCTTGGTCAGAAAGCATGCTCAGACCTTTTTGGCCCTCTGTGCTACAG ATTACGCCTTTGCCATGTACCCGCCATCCATGATCGCAACGGGCAGCGTTGCGGCTGCGGTGCAAGGCCTGGATGCCTGCTCCATGACTGCGGAGGAGCTCACGGAAATGCTGGCAGGGATCACAGGCACTGAAGTG GACTGCCTGCGGGCCTGTCAGGAGCAGATCGAAACTTCGCTCAGGGACAGCCTCAGGGACTCACGGTCCAACTCCAGCCCAGCGCCCAAAGGCCCCCGGGGCTCCAGCAACGAGGGGCCCAGCCAGACCAGCACACCCACAGATGTTACAGCCGTCGACCTGTAG
- the CCND3 gene encoding G1/S-specific cyclin-D3 isoform X3, translating into MYPPSMIATGSVAAAVQGLDACSMTAEELTEMLAGITGTEVDCLRACQEQIETSLRDSLRDSRSNSSPAPKGPRGSSNEGPSQTSTPTDVTAVDL; encoded by the exons ATGTACCCGCCATCCATGATCGCAACGGGCAGCGTTGCGGCTGCGGTGCAAGGCCTGGATGCCTGCTCCATGACTGCGGAGGAGCTCACGGAAATGCTGGCAGGGATCACAGGCACTGAAGTG GACTGCCTGCGGGCCTGTCAGGAGCAGATCGAAACTTCGCTCAGGGACAGCCTCAGGGACTCACGGTCCAACTCCAGCCCAGCGCCCAAAGGCCCCCGGGGCTCCAGCAACGAGGGGCCCAGCCAGACCAGCACACCCACAGATGTTACAGCCGTCGACCTGTAG